A single Chloracidobacterium sp. DNA region contains:
- a CDS encoding glycosyltransferase translates to MPQSTPKILIISSDTGGGHRSAAAAISDGLEKFWSGDSSVVRVIKAVEESHNVTGKLVDLYNWMLKNKQHWMKYLYWAVNKIRPETREFFHKRCIGYVRDQFEKWCPHVVVSVHPLTQHIFARILKELNLSDQVPLVTVVTDPCYGFWKGWACEDVSLYLVANEDARDQLLDYGIAPEKIKVSGMPVNPKFREVDEKDAQDARRVFGLDPDKFTVFVNAGWVGGGNIPQIFRELVRGELDVQAIFLAGKNEELRLEAEKLAKTAKFPVKVIGYSEDIEKLMHSANVMVSKLGGLTTFEALACRLPIIADLTTPPMPQEAGTSQLLERRGAGILLKRSSDIVPTIQNLLSDNGEYSRMKAATIGMTMPNSTDQIIKEINALLPHPFTTSRAAA, encoded by the coding sequence ATGCCTCAAAGCACCCCCAAGATTCTGATCATCTCGTCTGACACCGGCGGCGGGCATCGATCTGCCGCCGCGGCGATTTCCGATGGCCTTGAGAAATTCTGGAGTGGTGATTCGTCGGTGGTCCGGGTGATCAAGGCGGTCGAAGAATCGCATAATGTCACCGGCAAACTCGTCGATCTATACAACTGGATGCTGAAGAATAAGCAGCACTGGATGAAGTATCTGTATTGGGCGGTCAACAAGATAAGGCCGGAAACCCGCGAATTTTTTCATAAGCGATGCATCGGTTACGTCCGCGATCAGTTTGAAAAATGGTGCCCGCACGTTGTAGTAAGTGTTCACCCTTTAACTCAACATATATTTGCGAGGATCCTTAAGGAACTTAATCTATCAGATCAGGTTCCGCTTGTAACTGTTGTAACTGATCCGTGTTACGGGTTTTGGAAGGGTTGGGCGTGCGAAGACGTGTCGCTATATTTAGTTGCAAACGAAGATGCTCGCGACCAGTTGCTTGATTATGGAATCGCACCGGAAAAGATCAAAGTTTCAGGAATGCCGGTGAATCCTAAGTTTCGTGAGGTCGACGAGAAAGACGCTCAGGACGCACGACGTGTATTCGGGCTCGACCCGGACAAATTTACTGTATTTGTCAATGCGGGTTGGGTCGGCGGCGGTAACATCCCACAGATCTTTCGCGAACTTGTGAGAGGTGAACTCGATGTCCAAGCGATCTTTTTGGCCGGAAAGAACGAAGAATTGCGGCTCGAGGCGGAGAAGTTGGCTAAGACCGCGAAGTTTCCGGTAAAGGTCATAGGCTACTCCGAGGATATCGAAAAGCTTATGCATTCGGCCAATGTAATGGTTTCGAAACTTGGTGGATTGACGACATTTGAGGCACTGGCTTGCCGGTTGCCGATCATTGCCGATCTAACAACGCCGCCGATGCCGCAGGAAGCGGGTACGTCGCAGTTGCTTGAGCGCCGCGGTGCCGGCATATTGCTTAAGCGGAGTTCGGACATTGTGCCGACCATCCAGAACCTGCTTTCGGACAACGGAGAGTATTCGCGGATGAAGGCGGCGACCATTGGTATGACGATGCCGAACTCAACCGATCAGATCATCAAGGAGATCAATGCCTTGCTGCCGCATCCCTTTACAACCTCAAGGGCAGCGGCTTAA
- a CDS encoding SDR family oxidoreductase yields MSLLLEGKRAFVSGGTRGIGAAICEVFAREGADVAFNYYSSDALADEVRAKIEAHGRRALSFKVSVTDRYGMKHIAREIKEAWGAINILVNNAAVNKGDNFATTTDKSWDWVVDTNVNSLFSVTKPFYKQMIRERAGSILNITSVGAIRSLPTSVHYATSKAAMIGFTKCLSREAANFGISVNAIAAGIFDTDLGHTLPERLLQMHDFWVAKGRVGRPEELAEYAAFMVSDRNSFMSGEVVIVDGGAIT; encoded by the coding sequence TTGAGCTTATTACTTGAAGGAAAACGAGCGTTCGTCTCAGGGGGAACGCGCGGAATCGGCGCCGCAATCTGTGAGGTTTTTGCCCGCGAAGGTGCAGACGTCGCATTTAATTATTACTCGAGCGATGCACTTGCGGACGAAGTGCGGGCAAAGATCGAGGCTCACGGCCGTCGGGCGCTCAGCTTCAAAGTATCGGTCACGGACCGTTACGGGATGAAGCATATTGCCCGCGAGATCAAAGAGGCGTGGGGCGCGATAAATATTCTGGTCAATAATGCAGCGGTCAACAAGGGCGATAATTTCGCCACGACCACTGATAAATCCTGGGATTGGGTTGTTGATACCAACGTAAACAGCCTTTTTTCGGTTACCAAACCATTTTATAAACAGATGATTCGCGAGCGAGCAGGTTCGATACTCAATATCACCTCGGTCGGAGCGATTCGCAGTCTGCCGACATCAGTCCACTACGCAACATCCAAGGCCGCGATGATCGGATTTACAAAATGCCTGTCGCGGGAAGCCGCAAACTTCGGCATTTCAGTCAACGCTATCGCTGCGGGCATCTTTGACACTGATCTCGGCCACACGCTGCCCGAGCGTCTGCTGCAGATGCACGATTTCTGGGTTGCAAAGGGTCGCGTCGGCCGTCCGGAAGAATTGGCTGAGTATGCGGCGTTTATGGTATCTGACCGCAACAGCTTTATGAGCGGCGAGGTCGTCATAGTCGACGGCGGGGCGATCACCTAG
- a CDS encoding cysteine desulfurase: protein MFRRVYLDNSASTAADPAVIDAMLPYFSEFYGNASSIHFQGQKARAAVDKARHQIAELINSRPNEVILTSGGTESNNLAIQGLAEANEKHGKHIITSAFEHSTVKNVCEELEKRGYTITWLPVYSDGVVRIEDVKNAVTDETVLITVMTANNEIGTIQPVDEIGHFVRGIRDSGQKIWFHTDAIQAAGKVPIDVEAIGCDLLSISAHKIYAPKGAGALYVRRGTRIRAQNFGGRQERGLRAGTESVANIVALGEACAIAKSELLEVGNRIKAMRDLFESRVGEAIPDIVLNGFGSDRVPTVANISFDRVEGEGLLINLDMHGVAVSTGSACSSGTIEPSRVIKAMGREDTIARGAIRFSFGKYNTNEDLDYVLEVLPAAVENLRKLSPAKTSTSKK, encoded by the coding sequence ATGTTTCGTCGTGTTTATCTAGACAATAGTGCGTCGACCGCCGCTGACCCGGCCGTCATTGATGCAATGCTTCCATATTTTTCCGAGTTTTACGGAAATGCGTCGAGCATCCACTTTCAGGGCCAGAAGGCACGTGCCGCGGTGGATAAAGCTCGTCATCAGATCGCGGAGTTGATCAATTCACGGCCGAACGAGGTTATCTTGACCTCCGGCGGGACCGAGTCCAACAATCTGGCGATCCAAGGCCTGGCCGAGGCGAACGAAAAGCACGGAAAACACATCATCACTTCAGCATTCGAGCATTCGACGGTCAAGAATGTTTGCGAAGAACTTGAGAAACGGGGCTATACCATAACCTGGTTGCCGGTTTATTCCGACGGCGTGGTTCGGATCGAAGACGTCAAGAACGCCGTTACTGATGAAACTGTTCTCATAACGGTAATGACGGCCAATAACGAGATCGGAACTATCCAACCGGTCGACGAGATCGGGCATTTTGTTCGCGGCATCCGAGACAGCGGCCAAAAGATCTGGTTTCATACCGACGCGATTCAGGCAGCGGGCAAAGTCCCGATCGATGTCGAGGCGATCGGTTGCGACCTACTATCTATCTCAGCCCATAAGATATATGCTCCAAAGGGTGCCGGTGCACTTTACGTTCGACGAGGAACACGGATACGAGCTCAAAATTTCGGCGGCCGGCAGGAACGCGGACTAAGGGCCGGAACTGAATCGGTCGCAAATATCGTGGCTCTTGGCGAGGCCTGTGCTATAGCCAAGTCCGAACTGTTAGAGGTTGGAAACCGGATAAAAGCGATGCGGGACCTTTTCGAAAGCCGGGTCGGCGAAGCGATCCCTGATATTGTGTTGAACGGCTTCGGTTCTGATCGGGTTCCAACCGTAGCAAATATCTCGTTTGACAGGGTCGAAGGCGAGGGATTGCTTATCAATCTGGATATGCACGGCGTAGCCGTATCGACCGGGTCTGCGTGTTCGTCGGGCACCATCGAGCCTTCGCGTGTCATAAAGGCTATGGGCCGCGAGGATACGATCGCCCGCGGTGCTATCCGCTTCAGCTTTGGCAAATACAACACCAACGAAGATCTCGATTATGTGCTTGAGGTACTGCCGGCCGCGGTCGAGAATCTCCGCAAGCTCAGTCCCGCCAAAACGTCGACCTCAAAGAAATAA
- a CDS encoding radical SAM protein yields the protein MDFATKEIFKRYASILIGKPITPVFLNILVTSVCDMRCTHCFFTDELDDRPRKKLQMKTDEIAKISETLRGNLGVLVLAGGEPFTRKDLPQIVRAFYENNKLDSVYLMSNGQIHPRIFPDVAQIMDECPNLNVSVALGIDGMKEAHEKIRRKEGSWDKAIHTARTLQQMKKEQYPRLDIQTCTCVMHSNEDTIFDWYDFLKNDLKPDKVNINYIRPPSNDPIELQFDHKRYQQLSDMILEDTKNAALKNRYGGDSGFFKAAVDIYMHDLIAKTKEENKAQLTCYAGSAGAVIYDNGALSSCENKADVLNLRDYDWDFNAAWNTDLMAERRREAGNGCFCTHESNCFYPSLPFNPKHLVKIKKLESEMKKVAKSVGFEAAKKVAMKA from the coding sequence ATGGACTTTGCAACAAAAGAGATCTTCAAGCGATACGCGAGCATTTTGATCGGAAAACCGATCACGCCCGTGTTCCTCAATATTTTGGTGACGAGCGTATGCGATATGCGATGTACGCATTGTTTCTTTACGGACGAACTTGATGACCGTCCGCGCAAAAAGCTGCAGATGAAGACGGACGAGATCGCCAAGATCTCGGAGACGCTTCGTGGTAATTTGGGCGTGCTTGTGTTGGCAGGCGGTGAACCGTTTACTCGAAAAGATCTGCCTCAGATCGTCAGGGCATTTTATGAAAATAACAAGCTCGACTCGGTCTATCTGATGTCAAACGGCCAGATCCATCCGCGTATTTTTCCGGATGTCGCTCAGATAATGGACGAATGCCCGAACCTCAATGTGAGTGTAGCGTTGGGTATAGACGGGATGAAAGAAGCCCACGAAAAGATCCGTCGGAAAGAGGGAAGTTGGGACAAGGCGATACATACTGCCCGGACGCTTCAGCAGATGAAAAAGGAACAGTATCCGAGACTAGACATCCAGACTTGCACGTGCGTGATGCATTCGAACGAAGATACGATCTTCGACTGGTACGACTTTCTCAAAAACGACCTAAAGCCGGATAAGGTCAATATTAACTATATTCGTCCACCGTCAAATGATCCGATCGAACTCCAATTTGATCACAAGCGTTATCAACAGCTCTCGGATATGATCCTCGAAGATACCAAGAATGCGGCGCTCAAGAACCGTTACGGCGGCGACTCCGGCTTTTTTAAGGCAGCGGTCGACATCTATATGCACGACTTGATCGCTAAGACCAAGGAAGAGAACAAGGCTCAGTTGACCTGTTACGCCGGAAGTGCCGGAGCGGTCATTTACGACAACGGAGCTCTTTCTTCTTGCGAAAACAAAGCCGATGTGCTTAATCTGCGGGATTATGATTGGGATTTTAACGCAGCGTGGAACACAGACCTAATGGCAGAGCGTCGCCGCGAAGCTGGTAACGGCTGCTTTTGCACGCACGAATCGAATTGCTTCTATCCGTCGCTACCGTTTAATCCGAAGCATTTGGTCAAGATCAAAAAGCTCGAATCCGAAATGAAAAAGGTAGCAAAATCAGTCGGCTTCGAGGCTGCAAAAAAAGTTGCAATGAAGGCGTAA
- a CDS encoding S9 family peptidase, translating to MIKRSIAFLFVFAFLAAGVPAQKRLDYPQPRRGDQVDEYHGIKVADPYRWMEDTDSAETQSWIEAENKLTDTYLATIPEREKIKNRLTEIWNYERYSAPSKVGNYYIYSKNDGLQNQSVLFKTSSIDDAGSIFFDPNKIKADGTAALNGSSFTDDGRLWAYGVSIAGSDRTEWKVMDVASGRLLPDTLSPNRQGGVSWLNDNSGFYYSRFPDATVGAELKSQNFYQKLYFHKLGTPQSNDYVVYERPDNKEYFVSGNVSEDGNWLIISVGKGTERMNMVYFKNLSSEKSPIMPIVTDLNNSWSFIGNDGPVFYFRTDSGATRGKVVARNVLDRSGNWRDVIPESADTLNGVQFINNQFVLNYMKDAYTKIKIYEMNGRFVRDVELPGIGSAGGFGGRRTDFETFYSYSSYNAPPTIYQYDMRTGKSKMFRQAKVKFDPTKYEVKQVFYSSKDGTKVPMFLTYKKGLKLNSKNPTILYGYGGFNIAQSPGFSVSRIAWMEMGGVYAVACIRGGSEYGKTWWEGGSRLKKQNVFDDFIAAGEYLINSKYTSKKKLAIQGGSNGGLLVGAVLNQRPDLFAAALPAVGVMDMLRFTKFTIGWAWTSDYGSPEDPTDFRAMYAYSPYHNAKPGTKYPATMVTTADHDDRVFPAHSFKYTAAMQYAQKGKEPVLIRIETKAGHGAGKPTSKQIQELADIYGFLVKSLKMKVK from the coding sequence ATGATAAAGAGAAGCATCGCATTTCTATTTGTTTTTGCCTTTTTGGCCGCCGGTGTCCCGGCTCAGAAAAGGCTGGATTATCCCCAACCCCGACGCGGCGATCAGGTCGATGAATATCACGGCATTAAGGTCGCCGACCCGTACCGTTGGATGGAAGACACCGACTCGGCCGAGACCCAGTCGTGGATCGAAGCCGAAAACAAGCTGACCGACACATACCTTGCGACTATTCCCGAACGAGAAAAGATCAAAAACCGTTTGACGGAGATCTGGAACTACGAACGTTATTCGGCTCCGTCCAAGGTCGGCAATTATTATATTTACAGCAAGAATGACGGGCTACAGAATCAGAGTGTGCTGTTTAAGACGTCCTCAATTGACGATGCGGGCTCTATATTTTTTGATCCGAACAAGATCAAGGCGGACGGCACCGCCGCCCTTAACGGATCGTCATTTACAGATGACGGCCGACTGTGGGCATACGGCGTCTCGATCGCTGGTTCGGATCGTACTGAATGGAAAGTAATGGATGTTGCATCCGGCCGTCTGCTACCGGACACGCTCTCGCCCAATCGTCAGGGCGGCGTTTCGTGGCTCAACGATAACAGCGGCTTTTACTACAGCCGGTTTCCGGACGCTACAGTCGGAGCCGAGCTCAAGAGCCAGAATTTTTATCAAAAACTTTACTTCCACAAGCTCGGCACTCCGCAATCGAACGACTACGTTGTTTACGAACGCCCGGATAACAAGGAGTATTTTGTCAGTGGAAATGTGTCGGAAGATGGAAATTGGCTGATCATCTCGGTCGGTAAGGGTACCGAGCGGATGAATATGGTCTATTTCAAGAATCTCTCAAGCGAAAAGTCTCCGATAATGCCGATCGTCACTGACCTGAACAATAGCTGGAGTTTTATCGGTAACGACGGCCCTGTCTTTTATTTCCGAACCGACAGTGGAGCGACACGTGGCAAGGTCGTCGCCCGCAATGTACTTGACCGTTCTGGAAATTGGCGTGATGTCATCCCCGAGTCTGCCGACACACTTAACGGCGTTCAGTTCATCAACAACCAGTTCGTCCTAAATTATATGAAGGACGCATATACCAAGATCAAAATATACGAGATGAACGGCCGATTTGTCCGCGATGTCGAGTTACCCGGAATCGGTTCGGCCGGAGGCTTTGGCGGCAGACGCACGGATTTTGAGACGTTCTACTCATATTCGAGCTACAATGCTCCGCCGACGATTTACCAGTATGATATGCGGACCGGCAAGAGCAAGATGTTTCGTCAAGCCAAGGTCAAATTTGACCCGACCAAATACGAGGTCAAGCAGGTCTTCTATTCGAGCAAGGACGGCACCAAGGTGCCAATGTTCTTAACCTATAAGAAAGGCCTAAAGTTGAACAGTAAGAATCCGACGATCCTATACGGTTACGGCGGCTTTAATATAGCCCAGTCACCGGGTTTTTCGGTCTCGCGTATAGCTTGGATGGAAATGGGCGGCGTTTACGCCGTGGCGTGTATCCGAGGCGGATCGGAATATGGCAAGACGTGGTGGGAAGGCGGTTCCAGGCTAAAAAAACAGAACGTCTTCGACGATTTCATTGCCGCCGGCGAATATCTCATCAACAGCAAGTACACGTCTAAAAAGAAACTCGCCATACAGGGCGGTTCTAATGGCGGCTTACTGGTCGGTGCCGTGCTCAATCAGCGTCCTGACCTCTTTGCGGCAGCACTGCCTGCCGTGGGTGTGATGGATATGCTCCGGTTCACCAAGTTTACCATCGGTTGGGCCTGGACGTCGGATTACGGCTCGCCCGAGGACCCGACAGATTTTCGCGCAATGTATGCTTATTCGCCGTATCACAATGCAAAGCCCGGCACGAAATATCCTGCAACGATGGTGACAACGGCCGATCACGACGATCGCGTATTCCCCGCACATAGTTTCAAATACACGGCCGCGATGCAGTACGCCCAAAAAGGTAAAGAACCGGTGCTGATCCGTATCGAAACCAAGGCCGGTCACGGTGCCGGCAAACCGACATCAAAACAGATCCAGGAACTAGCGGATATTTATGGCTTTTTGGTTAAGAGCCTTAAAATGAAGGTAAAATAG
- a CDS encoding EAL domain-containing protein yields MERKLAYTTAKGIVILAGILSISIASANLAMGVFSWGFVFVVAFAVAAAPRMSLALPRSKFAISFADALIFLTFLLYGGPAAVIVAAAETFANCLYLRKKGFPFGPFMIPTNVSIATVSTALTILAWDAVNLAAFGHLDLQSTPALVAYLGFLALVQFATSSFMVALFQSLKDGSNVFTTWSKDCFSSSMTQIVGAGLAGLIFRLITFGDIITGGIATVALSIAYLSYRQTIREVNEAIDQAEEAEREKAWVERDLRREAERHASQLALSLEKEELANVALRKSEKDFQHAALHDSLTNLANRKQLGDILRTMIRDYKEDPSATFQVLFLDISRFKDINDSLGHTFGDKVLMVAAKRFVRMLAPTDVVARIGGDEFAIILRNVSTVGKAQKVARRIYDSISQPFSLSGNNILISVNVGIAPCDAEYNTPEEVLRDADIAMHYAKERNVGVAVFTKELRFRFIERVRYENDLREAIDRNELSMNYQPLVDLHDGDLLGFEALLRWNHSEFGNIPPNKFIPIAEDSGLIIPITIWILQQTCDQLAHWQKINPSYRDLIISVNISGKHLMHGDLIADVEHALEMSKIAPSSLKLEITESTAMENADHTINVLNRLKQLGVKLSIDDFGTGYSSLSILHRLPFDSLKIDRSFVYAVGENGENSEILQTIIALAKNLKMRVIAEGIETETQLHLLQNLGCDYGQGYLLARPQTAEKIDRALYECKKWLPVALNPEAESNAVSEDHQISAF; encoded by the coding sequence ATGGAACGAAAACTGGCGTACACAACCGCGAAAGGAATCGTTATCCTCGCAGGAATATTATCCATCTCGATAGCCTCGGCTAATCTTGCGATGGGAGTTTTCAGCTGGGGATTCGTTTTCGTCGTGGCATTCGCGGTCGCTGCTGCCCCGCGAATGAGCCTCGCATTGCCGCGTTCAAAGTTTGCGATCAGTTTTGCGGATGCCCTTATCTTTCTGACTTTTCTCTTATACGGCGGCCCGGCCGCTGTCATAGTTGCGGCGGCTGAGACATTCGCAAATTGTCTCTATTTACGTAAAAAGGGTTTCCCATTTGGCCCATTCATGATCCCGACCAATGTGTCGATCGCAACGGTATCGACCGCGCTTACCATACTTGCGTGGGACGCCGTAAATCTGGCAGCGTTTGGCCATCTCGACTTGCAATCTACGCCTGCTCTCGTCGCCTATCTAGGCTTTTTGGCACTCGTACAGTTTGCGACATCGTCATTTATGGTCGCTCTGTTTCAGTCGCTTAAGGATGGTTCCAACGTATTTACCACTTGGAGCAAGGACTGTTTTTCAAGTTCGATGACTCAGATCGTCGGCGCCGGGCTTGCAGGCCTAATATTTAGACTGATCACTTTCGGCGACATTATAACGGGCGGTATCGCCACTGTTGCCCTATCTATCGCGTATCTTAGCTATAGGCAAACCATTCGTGAGGTCAACGAAGCGATCGACCAGGCAGAGGAAGCGGAGCGTGAAAAGGCGTGGGTTGAGCGGGATCTTCGCCGCGAAGCGGAACGTCACGCCTCGCAACTCGCCCTCTCGCTCGAAAAAGAAGAGCTCGCCAATGTCGCCCTGCGAAAAAGCGAAAAGGACTTTCAGCACGCGGCACTCCACGATTCATTGACCAATCTGGCAAATCGCAAACAACTTGGCGACATCCTTCGTACGATGATCCGGGACTACAAGGAGGATCCGTCTGCGACATTTCAAGTTCTTTTCCTCGACATCAGCCGATTTAAGGACATCAACGACAGTCTTGGCCACACGTTTGGGGATAAAGTGTTGATGGTGGCAGCCAAGCGTTTTGTGAGAATGCTGGCTCCGACCGACGTTGTGGCCCGGATCGGCGGAGACGAATTTGCCATAATTCTGCGAAACGTATCGACGGTTGGTAAAGCCCAGAAGGTGGCTCGCCGTATCTATGACAGTATTTCGCAACCCTTTTCGCTTAGCGGAAATAACATATTGATCAGCGTAAATGTCGGGATCGCACCGTGCGACGCTGAGTACAACACACCGGAAGAGGTTCTCCGCGATGCCGACATTGCCATGCATTACGCCAAAGAACGAAACGTCGGCGTCGCAGTGTTTACCAAGGAATTGCGCTTCCGTTTCATCGAACGCGTTCGCTACGAAAATGACCTTCGCGAAGCCATCGACCGCAATGAACTGTCGATGAACTATCAGCCTCTAGTCGATCTGCACGACGGCGATCTGCTAGGTTTTGAGGCTCTACTGCGATGGAATCACAGTGAATTCGGCAATATACCTCCAAACAAATTCATCCCGATTGCCGAGGACTCAGGATTGATAATACCGATCACGATCTGGATTCTTCAGCAGACGTGCGATCAACTCGCCCATTGGCAAAAGATCAATCCGTCCTACAGAGACTTGATCATCAGCGTCAATATCTCCGGCAAGCACCTAATGCACGGCGACTTGATCGCGGATGTTGAGCACGCACTCGAAATGTCCAAGATCGCCCCATCGTCACTCAAGCTTGAGATCACAGAGAGTACCGCGATGGAAAACGCCGATCACACGATCAACGTTCTCAATCGGCTCAAGCAACTCGGCGTTAAGCTATCGATCGACGACTTCGGTACCGGCTACTCGAGCCTTAGCATTCTGCATCGGCTACCGTTCGACTCACTCAAGATCGATCGTTCCTTCGTGTATGCGGTCGGTGAAAACGGCGAAAACTCCGAGATTCTGCAGACGATCATTGCCTTAGCCAAAAACCTGAAGATGCGCGTCATCGCTGAAGGCATCGAGACCGAGACACAACTCCACCTACTCCAAAATCTGGGCTGTGATTACGGCCAGGGATATTTATTGGCACGTCCGCAAACTGCCGAAAAGATCGACCGGGCACTTTATGAATGCAAGAAATGGCTACCCGTGGCTCTGAACCCCGAAGCCGAGAGCAACGCCGTTAGCGAAGATCATCAGATCTCAGCATTCTAG
- a CDS encoding CocE/NonD family hydrolase, with amino-acid sequence MKNRFLRSLGLSVLISIFLSAGAVGQNRQGPDPELIAKRHAIEKELNDIAVVDRKVMVPMRDGKRMAADIYRPKDASKQYPIIFSRTPYNFNFWDVRLGAPRDMTSIIDAIKRGYAYVVMNERGHFFSEGNYDILGPPTTDGDDALTWMSSQPWSNKKVGTIGCSSTAEWQMGVAARGNPAFTTMIAQGFGAGVGRVGPYYEQGNWYRGGAVQMLFIAWLYGEQNQVRPMFPANTSQADLIRGSKLFDLSEQAPSVDWSKALRHLPEMDIIKAVDGPNGVFADEMPNITGGAMIRRTPNDAAWYKGGLFHDNMKINIPGFWFMSWYDVSVGPNLATYNHVRKTASPDIADKQYAVIAPTLHCSYTRATENTVVGERSMGDARLDYSALTYGWFDHFLKGEKNDILKMPKVQYFTMGSNKWQSSDQWPPKGAEPMKFYLASSGKANSLKGDGSLVAAPPATDSPDSFDYDPMNPVPSFGGNVCCTGNAITGGSWDQSKMEERQDILVYSSDVLKEGIELSGSIDLTLFVSSSAKDTDFTVKLIDVDENGKAWNLDETIQRMRYRDGYEKPLAWMDAGKVYKVMFQPMTTSNYFAPGHRIRIEISSSNFPRFDRNMNTGGNNYDEVKGVIARNSVHHSKQYPAELTITVVKKK; translated from the coding sequence ATGAAAAATCGTTTTTTACGCAGTCTTGGCTTGTCGGTATTAATATCGATCTTCCTGTCTGCCGGCGCCGTTGGCCAAAACCGCCAGGGACCGGATCCGGAGTTGATCGCAAAGCGACACGCGATCGAGAAAGAATTGAACGATATCGCGGTGGTCGACCGAAAGGTGATGGTGCCGATGCGTGACGGCAAGCGAATGGCGGCTGACATTTACCGGCCAAAAGATGCGTCAAAACAATACCCGATCATTTTTTCGCGAACACCGTACAATTTCAATTTCTGGGACGTCAGGCTTGGAGCTCCACGAGATATGACGTCGATCATTGACGCGATCAAGAGAGGCTACGCGTATGTTGTGATGAACGAGCGCGGCCATTTCTTCTCAGAAGGCAACTATGACATCCTCGGGCCGCCGACGACCGATGGCGACGACGCACTTACCTGGATGTCGTCGCAGCCGTGGTCTAACAAAAAGGTCGGCACGATCGGCTGTTCATCGACCGCGGAATGGCAAATGGGCGTTGCGGCCCGCGGCAATCCGGCGTTTACGACTATGATCGCACAGGGATTTGGCGCGGGCGTCGGACGTGTCGGGCCGTATTACGAACAGGGAAACTGGTATCGTGGCGGTGCCGTCCAAATGCTCTTCATTGCTTGGCTGTACGGTGAGCAGAATCAGGTTCGGCCGATGTTTCCGGCCAATACGTCGCAGGCAGACCTGATACGAGGGTCGAAATTGTTCGATCTCTCAGAGCAGGCTCCGTCGGTCGACTGGTCCAAAGCTCTTCGCCATCTGCCCGAGATGGATATCATCAAGGCGGTTGATGGGCCAAACGGAGTATTTGCCGATGAAATGCCGAACATTACAGGTGGAGCGATGATACGCCGAACGCCGAACGACGCGGCGTGGTATAAGGGCGGGCTGTTTCACGACAATATGAAGATCAACATCCCCGGATTTTGGTTTATGTCCTGGTATGACGTTTCGGTCGGCCCAAACCTAGCGACGTACAACCACGTTCGCAAGACCGCAAGCCCCGACATCGCCGATAAACAGTACGCTGTGATCGCTCCGACGCTGCATTGCAGTTATACGCGTGCGACCGAGAACACGGTGGTCGGTGAACGAAGTATGGGTGATGCTCGCCTCGATTACAGTGCATTGACGTATGGATGGTTCGATCATTTCCTAAAAGGGGAAAAGAACGACATCCTGAAAATGCCTAAGGTTCAGTATTTCACGATGGGCAGCAACAAATGGCAATCTTCCGATCAGTGGCCGCCGAAGGGTGCCGAGCCGATGAAGTTCTATCTGGCGAGTAGTGGCAAGGCAAACTCGTTAAAAGGCGACGGATCTCTCGTTGCGGCACCGCCGGCCACCGATAGTCCCGACAGCTTTGATTACGATCCGATGAATCCGGTCCCATCGTTCGGCGGGAACGTCTGCTGTACGGGAAATGCGATAACGGGCGGATCGTGGGATCAGAGCAAAATGGAAGAGCGGCAGGACATCCTGGTTTACAGTTCGGACGTACTGAAAGAAGGGATCGAACTGAGCGGGTCGATCGATCTAACGCTTTTTGTATCATCGAGCGCGAAGGACACAGATTTCACCGTCAAGTTGATAGACGTTGATGAAAATGGGAAAGCGTGGAATCTTGACGAGACGATCCAGCGAATGCGTTACCGCGACGGATACGAAAAACCGCTGGCGTGGATGGATGCCGGAAAGGTCTATAAGGTAATGTTTCAGCCGATGACGACCAGTAACTATTTTGCGCCGGGCCACCGAATCAGGATCGAGATATCGAGTAGCAATTTTCCGCGTTTTGACCGCAATATGAACACGGGCGGAAACAACTACGATGAAGTGAAAGGCGTGATCGCACGCAATTCGGTTCATCATTCCAAACAATATCCGGCTGAACTCACGATCACGGTCGTGAAGAAAAAGTAA